A stretch of Rhododendron vialii isolate Sample 1 chromosome 4a, ASM3025357v1 DNA encodes these proteins:
- the LOC131323746 gene encoding uncharacterized protein LOC131323746, whose protein sequence is MVNEMRIEPKFVEKRIIQRKKQFDEDVRDEVTHSAEESMKVNYFLVIVDKALSFFKNRFKKFEVYEKNFDFLFDLEKVSSSDECLKNHYTNLKEILKHGRVSDIDGRDLYVELKCLKQVLPRGVQKPIEVLSFIKLMADSFPNAWNAYIVLLTISVSVATGERSFSKLKLIKNYLRSTMSQERLNELAMLSIKNDLVKEVDYTNLIDTFASRNER, encoded by the coding sequence ATGGTGAATGAAATGAGGATTGAACCTAAGTTTGTTGAAAAGCGCATCattcaaagaaagaagcaatttgATGAAGATGTTAGGGACGAGGTGACACACTCTGCTGAAGAATCAATGAAAGTGAATTACTTCTTGGTAATTGTGGATAAAgctctttctttcttcaaaaataggttcaaaaaatttgaagtgtATGAGAAAAATTTCGatttcttgtttgatttggaaaaggtGAGTTCGAGTGATGAATGCTTGAAAAATCATTATACCAAccttaaagaaattttaaaacatGGCAGGGTTTCTGATATTGATGGGAGAGATTTATATGTggagttgaaatgcttgaaaCAAGTATTGCCAAGAGGAGTGCAGAAACCAATTGAAGTGCTTAGTTTTATCAAACTTATGGCAGACTCTTTCCCAAATGCATGGAATGCGTATATAGTGCTTTTAACTATATCGGTTAGTGTTGCCACGGGagaaagaagcttttcaaagttgaagttAATCAAAAATTACCTTCGATCAACCATGTCACAAGAAAGACTAAATGAGTTAGCCATGTTATCAAttaaaaatgacttggtgaaagAGGTGGATTATACAAATTTAATTGATACTTTTGCTTCTAGAAATGAAAGATGA
- the LOC131323748 gene encoding uncharacterized protein LOC131323748 — protein MSKDKHKNGVGIVIDKHLKDSVVTITRKGEWIISVKLVIGESIVNIISTYVSLVGLDDLIKEQFWEQMDDVVQAIPFGEKLFIRGDFNGHVGVHKQGYEKVHGGFGFGDLNEGGRRILDFAVAFDLIVENTLYRKQKEHLITFKSGANGSQIDYFLARGANRLTCKDCKGLRGEKLEVFKERMSQEVQWGVEGDSDNMWNTIADDIRRISKEVLGELKGKCPISKETLWWNA, from the exons ATGAGTAAGGATAAACATAAAAATGGGGTAGGTATCGTAATAGATAAACACTTGAAAGATTCGGTAGTTACAATAACGAGAAAAGGAGAATGGATTATTTCAGTTAAGCTTGTGATCGGAGAGAGTatagttaatattattagtACTTACGTATCCCTAGTAGGCCTGGATGATCTTATTAAAGAGCAATTCTGGGAGCAAATGGATGACGTGGTTCAAGCGATACCttttggggagaagctatttataCGAGGGGATTTCAATGGTCATGTGGGAGTGCATAAGCAAGGGTATGAGAAGGTGCATGGTGGCTTTGGATTTGGTGACCTTAACGAAGGTGGTAGGAGGATTTTAGATTTCGCGGTAGCTTTTGACCTTATAGTTGAAAATACTCTCTATAGGAAGCAAAAGGAgcatttaattacctttaagaGTGGAGCCAATGGAAGCCAAATCGACTATTTTCTTGCTAGAGGTGCAAACCGCTTGACATGTAAGGATTGTAAG GGCCTAAGAGGGGAGaaactagaggtattcaagGAAAGAATGTCTCAAGAAGTACAGTGGGGAGTGGAAGGCgatagtgacaatatgtggaatacGATAGCTGATGATATTAGAAGAATATCGAAAGAAGTTCTTGGCGAGTTGAAGGGAAAATGTCCAATTTCTAAGGAGACATTGTGGTGGAATGCCTAG
- the LOC131322233 gene encoding bZIP transcription factor 17: MPNPSPPDPTPTNPNDPAAGEFDPLPIPPLDPTFFSSDAFAGPFDAVDYLDDFDFNFDNFDLPSDTEEFLNYPLPSPVDPIDSDPPGFSADPVSDVTSGRSCEFSGDRCSDVAKFLNLSSVECSQESGNKGVLDCPSPELETQHREVSGPESSQGSGNSGSAASETLSYPSPDSGNSPTSASNSKNGFGDQKIKLEEEGNNCLLKRKKASEDVNSELRTSKYRRSNAVGNADPPSGMDSTGDDEDKKKARLMRNRESAQLSRQRKKHYVEELEDKVRSMHSTIQDLNSKISYIMAENVSLRQQLSGGAMCPPPPVPPPGMYPHMHMAPMGYPWMACPPYVVKPQGSQVPLVPIPRLKPQQPASAPRAKKVESNKKGEGRTKKVASVSFLGLLFFILFFGGLVPMVNVKFGVMQGRVSGGSDYLGSRFYETQRGRVLTVNGHLNGSDRNVGIGPTNGMFSGARGHLGRAKANVVKPGNSSEPLVASLYVPRNDKLVKIDGNLIIHSVMASEKAMASHQDQGMKNSKETGLVVPGNMPPAIPLGGRNNGRHPNVYMSPSEQRRALGPGSADTENLKSAAADGKLQQWFKEGLAGPMLTSGMCTEVFQFDVSPSPGAIVAAASVMNISATHPQNSTHPILKGRNRRILHGVPIPLGAAGSHNDSTKEHRDRNPGKEDSFRGNKSRSSMVVSVLVDPREAGDGEGDGVMGPKSLSRIFVVVLIDSVKYVTYSCMLPLKGSGALI, from the exons ATGCCCAACCCATCGCCACCCGATCCGACCCCCACAAACCCTAATGACCCCGCCGCCGGAGAATTCGACCCCCTCCCAATCCCACCCCTCGACCCCACCTTCTTCTCCTCTGACGCCTTCGCCGGACCCTTCGACGCCGTCGACTATCTCGACGATTTTGACTTCAACTTCGACAATTTCGATCTCCCCTCCGATACCGAGGAGTTCCTCAATTACCCTCTACCCTCCCCGGTCGACCCGATCGATTCGGACCCGCCAGGTTTCTCCGCCGATCCGGTATCCGACGTTACTTCCGGTAGGTCGTGTGAATTCTCTGGGGATCGGTGCTCGGATGTTGCCAAGTTTTTGAACCTTTCGTCTGTGGAGTGTTCGCAGGAGTCTGGAAACAAGGG GGTTTTGGATTGTCCATCACCAGAGTTGGAAACTCAACACCGGGAAGTTTCTGGGCCGGAGTCGTCTCAGGGTTCTGGCAATTCTGGATCTGCTGCGTCGGAAACTCTGAGTTATCCGTCACCAGATTCGGGTAATTCACCAACTTCTGCTAGCAACTCGAAAAATGGTTTTGGTGATCAGAAGATTAAACTGGAGGAAGAGGGCAACAATTGCttgttgaaaaggaaaaaagcgAGTGAAGATGTGAACTCTGAGTTGAGGACGAGCAAGTACCGTCGGTCAAACGCTGTGGGGAATGCCGACCCACCTTCTGGTATGGATTCAACTGGTGATGACGAAGATAAAAAGAAGGCGAGGTTGATGAGAAACCGCGAAAGCGCCCAGCTTTCTAGGCAGAGGAAGAAGCATTATGTGGAGGAGCTTGAGGATAAGGTGAGATCAATGCATTCCACTATTCAAGATTTGAACTCTAAGATTTCGTACATAATGGCTGAAAACGTGAGTTTGAGGCAGCAGTTGAGTGGTGGTGCCATGTGCCCACCACCCCCCGTGCCGCCTCCGGGCATGTACCCGCATATGCATATGGCACCCATGGGCTATCCATGGATGGCTTGTCCTCCTTATGTTGTGAAACCACAAGGTTCTCAAGTTCCATTGGTCCCAATACCGAGATTGAAACCACAGCAACCTGCTTCAGCGCCAAGAGCTAAGAAGGTTGAGAGTAATAAGAAGGGTGAGGGTAGAACTAAGAAGGTTGCAAGTGTTAGTTTCCTGGGTTTGTTGTTCTTTATCCTCTTCTTCGGTGGATTGGTACCAATGGTGAATGTGAAATTCGGAGTAATGCAGGGAAGGGTTTCTGGTGGGTCAGATTATTTGGGCAGTAGGTTTTATGAAACGCAACGCGGGAGGGTTTTGACTGTTAATGGCCACCTAAATGGTTCTGACCGAAATGTAGGAATTGGACCAACCAATGGGATGTTCAGTGGTGCAAGGGGTCACCTTGGGAGAGCCAAGGCAAATGTTGTGAAGCCAGGAAATTCTAGTGAGCCTCTTGTTGCCTCGTTGTATGTTCCAAGGAACGACAAACTTGTGAAGATTGATGGCAACTTGATTATTCATTCTGTCATGGCAAGTGAAAAGGCCATGGCATCTCATCAAGATCAGGGAATGAAGAATAGTAAAGAGACTGGACTGGTAGTTCCTGGGAATATGCCTCCAGCTATCCCTCTTGGAGGAAGGAATAATGGGAGACATCCCAACGTATACATGAGTCCATCTGAACAGCGTAGGGCTCTTGGTCCTGGTTCTGCAGATACAGAGAATTTGAAGTCAGCAGCGGCTGATGGTAAACTGCAACAGTGGTTCAAGGAAGGTCTTGCAG GGCCAATGTTAACTTCTGGTATGTGCACTGAAGTTTTCCAGTTTGACGTCTCACCATCGCCAGGAGCCATAGTTGCTGCCGCCTCAGTCATGAACATTTCTGCTACACATCCCCAGAATTCTACGCACCCCATTTTGAAGGGACGGAACAGAAGGATCCTCCATGGTGTCCCCATTCCCCTTGGTGCTGCTGGATCTCACAACGACTCCACTAAAGAACACCGGGATAGAAATCCAGGCAAAGAAGATAGCTTCCGTGGGAACAAGTCTCGTTCGTCTATGGTAGTATCTGTGCTTGTTGACCCAAGGGAGGCTGGCGATGGTGAAGGTGATGGTGTGATGGGACCAAAGTCGCTCTCTAGGATTTTCGTCGTCGTTCTAATAGACAGTGTTAAATACGTCACATATTCGTGCATGCTTCCGTTGAAGGGTTCCGGTGCTCTCATTTAG